The Spirochaeta cellobiosiphila DSM 17781 genome contains the following window.
TTTTGGCCAAAGGTAAGGATTGTTATATACGTCTTTTCTTTCGGCGATTCGCCATAAACAATCCCTTAGTTCAGGGTTGTATTTGACGGTATAGAAAGCATTAACGGCTTTATCTTGATATAAACGAATATAAGATTGGGCTTGGCCAAAATATTGATTAGCAATGGCCATATTTCCAGCATTCTTTTCTTTAACTCCTGACAACCAGAGTTCCTGTGCTTTATTAAGGTAAGAATAGACATCTTCATCCCCTAGTACAGCTACCTCTCCATTTGCGGGTAGTAGTATAGCTTGAGGCTTTGAAGCTTCTTCCTTAGTAGGTTCTTCAGACTCCTGTTCTCCCTCTGTAGAATAAGTTGAATCAAGAAGGTTTTCTCCCTGCCACGGTGCTGGAGTCACTATCTCATCATCATCAGAAACAACAGTCATTTGACTTGCGTTCTCGATTTCCTTCATAACTTCCATCATAAAGTCTTCAGTTTCTTTCTGGGCTTTTCGTTCTTTAGCTGCTTTTCCTGCTTCTAAAGCATAGTACTTAGCTTGGGAAAGTGATTCCTCACCTTGACCAAGATTGTAATTACGATAAGCATTCAACCCTGTAAAATAATAATCATTCGCTTTATCCAATTCTTCAGAAGCCCAGATATAAGCTTCAGCTTTCTCTGCGTCAGACAGGTAATTTTCTGTATCTCTTTGAAGGATTTTTACCCAACGTATCTTTTCATCCAACTTGTTGTAGGTTGTTGTGATATCCTGCAGTAAAGACTCGCTTTTAGTCTTTCCCTCCTGGAATGATGTATCAAAAGCAAGTTCAATGTTGGTAGCTCTTTGAGCCAATGCTCCATATTCTTCAGGACTGAACTTATCAGCCTCCAAGTTTTTGAGTTTTTCCATCATTGTGTTGATACGACTTATTAAATCTTGTTCACTTTTCTCTGACGCGATTTCATAAGCCTTATTGGCCCAATCCATTGCAATATTAAGAGATTCTTGTGCTTTATCTCCTTCACTGGATTCAGCAGCTTCCAGTGCTTCTTTTGCATTATTTAATTCCTCAGGAGCGTAATCTGTGGCTCCTGCTTCTTCGGCTCTAACTATAGCCAATCTGACCTGTTCAAAATCTTCGTCAGTTAATTGAGCTGCTTCTGGCTTTTGTGTTCCAGATTCTGGTTCTACAGCTGTATCTGGGGGGGGCTGTGTAGCTGCTGGCTCTTCTTCCGGTGTGGAAGCACAACCTACTAATATTAGAGCAACTACCGTTAATGTAAGAATCGAAAATATAAACTTTTTCATCGGTTCCTCCGTTCATGAGTCTATCACCAAGTACTTTAACCGTCAACTTTTCCACTGGATTTAAAATGTATCACAGATGTGATACATTTCTTGTATGAGGAGTAGGTAATGAGAATAAAAGTTCTATTTTTGCTATTATCTTTTACAATATTACCCTTGTTCGCCCAAGTGGGGGAGATTAGTTATCTTATTGACGATGTTGAATTGATTCGTGATGGGGAAACATACACGGATAGGGATATCTCTTTTGGGGATCCAGTAGAAGACCTGGATTTTTTTAGAACTGGTCCAACAGGTGAATTAGATATCTCTCTCTATGGAAGCACAGGGATCGAATCTGAAGTACATCTAACTCCCAATTCTACTTTTTACCTAGAAATTTCTGATCAGAAAAAAGAACAGAAAGGTGTTATTCAAGTACTGGCTGGATCTGTCGCTTTTAAAGTAAAGAAGCTAACAGGTAACAACAGGTTTAATGTACAGACAGAAACAGCATTAATGGGGGTAAGAGGTACTAGTTTTGAGGTCTCAACGACAGTGGAAGGAGATATCCTTATCACTTGTGAAGAAGGATTAGTGGCCTGTACAGACTCTGATGGTAATACTCTCTATGCCAGACCAGGTACTGCTGTGGAAAAGTCCGGTGATTCTATTTTTAGGCGAATCCCCATTGCTGTTAGTTCATTAAAATCGTTTAGAGATGAATGGCAAATGGAAAAATCAAGAGCCTTAGAAGCAAATGCTCCCAGGGCTATCAAAAACTATGCTGCCAGATATGAAAAATTGAAGCGTGAGTTTGATCTCGCTTATTCTACACTAATGTCTTCTGAAGATGTTATCCGTCGTTGGGATATGGAACATAAGCAGGGTATTATCGGATCAGGAAGCCAGTTACTACGGGACAAGAAAGAACTATACAGAGGATTAGTTGCCTTGCGTAAAAATTTATTCTTGTTTGAAAGAGTTTATTTTAGGCTTATTGAATTAGAGGACTATTATAACAGTAATAAATATAAAGGTAATTTGAGAACTGGTTATACTTACCAGGATTTCTTTAAAGATTTCAATAAGGACAAAGATGCTTTGATGCGCAAGATGGCTTATGTTCGCTATATTAATAAGCTATATGCCATGCGTAATGAAGGGAGTCTACCTTTTGATTCAACACTAGACTCGGATTCTAACTTTTTATCACCTAACAGCGAATTCTTCAATTAATAAAAAAACTGCCCTATCAAGGGCAGTTCTATAATCAAGTCAAAGTAATCTTAGTGTTTAGTCAAACTGAATAGTAATTTCTGTTTCCATATCAAAGAAAAGAACTCTATTAAGGTCAGCAGTAAAATTAACTTCATCTCCAACACTTGGAAGTACATCTGGCTCTACTCTAGTAATCATCTGATGTGATTCAGTGCTTACATAAAGGTGTGTTTCATTACCTAATGGTTCGATAACTTCAACAGTAGCTTTGATGTTATTCTTAGCTGCTGGGGTTGCTTGATATTTGAATTCTTCTGGTCGAATACCAAATAAGATCTGCTTACCAACATATTCTTTTAGTTTAGCAGACTGCTTTTCAGTAGTTTCGATTTTGAAAGTACCTTCGTTAACAACAACCTTGCCGTTTTCTTCAAGTACTTCACCAGAAAGAATGTTCATAGGAGGAGAACCAATAAATCCAGCAACAAATCTATTATATGGTTGGTTGTATAATCCTAATGGTGTACCGATTTGCTGAATTAAACCGTCTTTCATAACGACGATCTTATCACCCATGGTCATCGCTTCAGTCTGGTCGTGTGTTACGTAGATCATTGTTGCTTGAAGTCTAGTGTGAAGACCAGAGATTTCCGCTCTCATCTGTACACGAAGTTTTGCATCCAAGTTGGAAAGTGGTTCGTCAAAAAGGAAAACTTTTGGCTTACGAACGATAGCTCGTCCTACAGCAACACGTTGTCTTTGACCACCGGAAAGGGCTTTTGGCTTTCTTTCAAGAAGTTGTTCGATATCAAGAATCTGAGCAGCTTCTTTTACACGACTATCAATCTCTTCTTTTGCGTATTTTCTGATTCTCAGTCCAAATGCCATGTTGTCATATACACTCATGTGAGGATATAACGCATAGTTTTGGAATACCATTGCGATGTCACGATCTTTAGGCGCAACTTCGTTCATTCTTTTACCATCAATGGTCAATTCACCATCTGTGATGTCTTCAAGTCCAGCTACCATACGAAGTGTAGTTGTTTTACCACATCCAGAAGGTCCTACGAGTACAACGAATTCTTCATCATTGATATGGATATTTGCCTTATCAACTGCTTTGACTCCGCCATCGTAGACTTTAGTTATGTCATTAAGAATAACTTCTGCCACAAGGGGCCTCCATCAAGTTTATTTTATGAAGGCAATTTTAATATGACATCTTATATCTGTCAACTTTATTCCTGCAAAGATGAGCGATGCCAGTTCTCAACCATCTGGGAGAAGTTTTCCTCATTCTTTTCAATCCGGGGATTTTCAAACCAGGGAATTAATCCTGTTTCTACAAAGTCATCCCAGTGTTCCGGGATGTGATGATATAATTCAAAGTCCTCGGAACGGGGAAACCTGTGGGCTAATTGTTTATATAGACTGCTCAGATATTCATTGCTTGCTTTTATCGTTGATAAGC
Protein-coding sequences here:
- a CDS encoding LysM peptidoglycan-binding domain-containing protein, with the protein product MKKFIFSILTLTVVALILVGCASTPEEEPAATQPPPDTAVEPESGTQKPEAAQLTDEDFEQVRLAIVRAEEAGATDYAPEELNNAKEALEAAESSEGDKAQESLNIAMDWANKAYEIASEKSEQDLISRINTMMEKLKNLEADKFSPEEYGALAQRATNIELAFDTSFQEGKTKSESLLQDITTTYNKLDEKIRWVKILQRDTENYLSDAEKAEAYIWASEELDKANDYYFTGLNAYRNYNLGQGEESLSQAKYYALEAGKAAKERKAQKETEDFMMEVMKEIENASQMTVVSDDDEIVTPAPWQGENLLDSTYSTEGEQESEEPTKEEASKPQAILLPANGEVAVLGDEDVYSYLNKAQELWLSGVKEKNAGNMAIANQYFGQAQSYIRLYQDKAVNAFYTVKYNPELRDCLWRIAERKDVYNNPYLWPKIWRRNKKLIQNPDLIYPGWNLIIPPK
- a CDS encoding FecR family protein, with product MRIKVLFLLLSFTILPLFAQVGEISYLIDDVELIRDGETYTDRDISFGDPVEDLDFFRTGPTGELDISLYGSTGIESEVHLTPNSTFYLEISDQKKEQKGVIQVLAGSVAFKVKKLTGNNRFNVQTETALMGVRGTSFEVSTTVEGDILITCEEGLVACTDSDGNTLYARPGTAVEKSGDSIFRRIPIAVSSLKSFRDEWQMEKSRALEANAPRAIKNYAARYEKLKREFDLAYSTLMSSEDVIRRWDMEHKQGIIGSGSQLLRDKKELYRGLVALRKNLFLFERVYFRLIELEDYYNSNKYKGNLRTGYTYQDFFKDFNKDKDALMRKMAYVRYINKLYAMRNEGSLPFDSTLDSDSNFLSPNSEFFN
- a CDS encoding ABC transporter ATP-binding protein, yielding MAEVILNDITKVYDGGVKAVDKANIHINDEEFVVLVGPSGCGKTTTLRMVAGLEDITDGELTIDGKRMNEVAPKDRDIAMVFQNYALYPHMSVYDNMAFGLRIRKYAKEEIDSRVKEAAQILDIEQLLERKPKALSGGQRQRVAVGRAIVRKPKVFLFDEPLSNLDAKLRVQMRAEISGLHTRLQATMIYVTHDQTEAMTMGDKIVVMKDGLIQQIGTPLGLYNQPYNRFVAGFIGSPPMNILSGEVLEENGKVVVNEGTFKIETTEKQSAKLKEYVGKQILFGIRPEEFKYQATPAAKNNIKATVEVIEPLGNETHLYVSTESHQMITRVEPDVLPSVGDEVNFTADLNRVLFFDMETEITIQFD